Proteins encoded together in one bacterium window:
- a CDS encoding acyl-CoA dehydrogenase family protein — protein sequence MILADRYVRFRQDARAFCREVIGPRATRYDLTGEFVQDNVKDLAQRGWLGIPWPKELGGMGLDYQSYAIAIEEVSRVCASTGLTMAAHTSLGTYPIYKFGTTEQKEKYIPRLARGVCLGVFGLTEPNAGSDAAGIETTARKTDQGFVINGNKRFITSAGHAGTVIVAATQDRKLGRKGITCFIAETKTPGFSAPKAEHKLGLKGSETMELLFEDMLVPLDSVLGKEYDGYRIFMETLDGGRISIGAFCLGMAQCALDTMITWFKDREMSQLESKALADVAVQVEAARLLVYNSAQIKDTGVRVDKECAFAKLFASEVAVWACGVAIDAIGPLAITDDMPVARAYRDAKLGEIGEGTSEVMRMIIAKDVLKEARETC from the coding sequence ATGATATTGGCAGACCGGTACGTACGGTTCAGGCAGGACGCGCGCGCCTTCTGCCGCGAGGTCATCGGGCCCCGCGCCACCCGGTACGACCTGACCGGCGAGTTCGTGCAGGACAACGTCAAAGACCTCGCCCAACGCGGCTGGCTCGGCATCCCCTGGCCAAAGGAACTCGGCGGCATGGGCCTCGACTACCAGTCCTACGCGATTGCGATCGAAGAGGTATCGCGAGTCTGCGCCTCGACCGGCCTGACCATGGCGGCCCACACCTCGCTCGGCACCTACCCCATCTACAAGTTCGGCACGACCGAACAGAAAGAGAAGTACATACCGCGCCTGGCCCGGGGTGTCTGCCTCGGAGTCTTCGGCCTGACCGAACCCAACGCCGGGTCTGACGCGGCCGGCATCGAGACGACGGCACGGAAGACCGACCAGGGCTTTGTCATCAACGGCAACAAGCGATTCATAACCTCGGCCGGACACGCTGGCACGGTCATCGTCGCGGCAACGCAGGACCGCAAGCTCGGCCGCAAAGGCATCACCTGCTTCATCGCTGAGACCAAGACCCCGGGCTTCTCGGCGCCGAAAGCCGAACACAAGCTTGGGCTCAAGGGTTCAGAGACGATGGAACTGCTGTTCGAGGACATGCTGGTGCCGCTCGATAGCGTCTTGGGCAAGGAGTACGACGGCTACCGCATCTTCATGGAGACGCTCGACGGCGGCCGCATCTCCATCGGCGCGTTCTGCCTCGGCATGGCCCAGTGCGCGCTCGACACGATGATTACGTGGTTCAAAGACCGCGAGATGAGTCAGCTCGAATCCAAGGCGCTCGCCGACGTCGCCGTCCAGGTCGAGGCCGCGCGCCTGCTCGTCTACAACTCGGCGCAAATCAAGGACACCGGCGTGCGCGTGGACAAGGAATGCGCCTTTGCCAAACTCTTCGCGTCCGAAGTGGCGGTCTGGGCCTGCGGCGTGGCGATTGACGCCATCGGCCCGCTCGCCATCACTGACGACATGCCGGTGGCGCGGGCCTACCGCGACGCCAAGCTCGGCGAAATCGGCGAGGGCACATCCGAAGTAATGCGGATGATTATCGCCAAAGACGTACTGAAAGAAGCCAGAGAAACTTGCTAG